A stretch of Pseudomonas sp. CCC3.1 DNA encodes these proteins:
- a CDS encoding alpha/beta hydrolase has translation MPFSTPVVRYQSVDADGVRVFYREAGDPSAPVMLLLHGFPSSSHMYRNLIPLLATRYRVIAPDLPGFGFTEVPAERDYTYSFDNLAITLGHFVEALKLTRYALYVFDYGAPVGLRLAVAHPQRVSALVSQNGNAYLEGLGDAWAPIRAYWAEPSAANREVIRAAVLSLEGTRYQYLHGVERPELVAPESWMLDLLLMQRPGNDEIQLDLFLDYRNNLTLYPQFQAFFKAAQIPTLVIWGKHDPFFIPPGAHAYKTDNPSAVVELLDTGHFALETHVERIAERILAVLPRA, from the coding sequence ATGCCGTTTTCAACCCCAGTGGTGCGCTACCAGTCCGTCGATGCCGATGGTGTACGGGTGTTTTATCGTGAAGCGGGCGACCCTTCGGCGCCGGTCATGCTCTTGCTGCATGGTTTTCCCAGTTCGTCGCACATGTACCGCAACCTGATCCCGTTGCTGGCCACCCGTTATCGGGTGATCGCGCCGGACTTGCCGGGCTTTGGCTTCACTGAAGTCCCCGCAGAGCGCGACTACACATACAGCTTCGACAACCTGGCAATCACCTTGGGCCATTTCGTCGAAGCGCTGAAACTCACTCGCTATGCGCTTTATGTTTTTGACTATGGCGCGCCGGTCGGCCTGCGTCTGGCAGTGGCGCACCCGCAGAGGGTCAGCGCACTGGTGTCGCAAAACGGTAACGCCTATCTCGAAGGACTGGGGGATGCCTGGGCACCGATTCGCGCGTATTGGGCTGAGCCGAGTGCGGCTAATCGCGAGGTGATCCGCGCTGCTGTCTTGAGCCTGGAAGGCACGCGCTATCAGTACCTGCATGGGGTCGAGAGACCCGAATTAGTGGCGCCTGAGTCGTGGATGCTTGATCTGTTGTTGATGCAGCGGCCGGGCAATGACGAGATTCAGTTGGACCTGTTTCTCGACTATCGCAACAATTTGACCCTGTACCCGCAGTTCCAGGCGTTTTTCAAGGCTGCGCAAATTCCGACGCTGGTGATTTGGGGCAAGCACGATCCATTTTTCATTCCGCCGGGTGCCCACGCCTATAAAACCGACAACCCCAGCGCGGTGGTGGAATTGCTGGACACCGGCCACTTCGCGCTGGAGACCCATGTCGAACGCATCGCCGAGCGGATTCTGGCGGTGTTGCCGCGGGCATAA
- a CDS encoding CGNR zinc finger domain-containing protein yields MSSASPAAPLEPYVLADEPVLDMLNTLANVDGEPLDFWQSDANVERWLVRLGWFAEGAVPAFEEGALLIAARHLREVIRDLLERRKAGQQGDPGALNSFLRKAVSYPQLVWAAPGELDLQRQRKQQTPEQFLAPIAEAAAVLLVQGDFELIRTCEHPECVLWFYDRTKAHKRRWCSMALCGNRHKVAEFRKRKLQP; encoded by the coding sequence ATGAGTTCTGCCTCCCCTGCTGCACCGCTTGAACCCTATGTACTGGCTGATGAGCCCGTGCTGGACATGCTCAATACGCTGGCCAATGTTGACGGTGAGCCGCTGGATTTTTGGCAAAGCGATGCCAATGTCGAGCGTTGGCTGGTGCGTCTCGGCTGGTTTGCAGAAGGTGCAGTGCCAGCATTCGAGGAAGGTGCCTTGCTCATAGCGGCCAGGCATTTGCGTGAAGTGATTCGTGACCTGCTGGAGCGACGCAAGGCCGGGCAACAAGGCGACCCTGGCGCTCTGAACAGTTTTTTGCGCAAGGCCGTCAGCTACCCGCAACTGGTGTGGGCAGCCCCCGGCGAGTTAGACCTGCAGCGCCAGCGCAAGCAGCAGACCCCTGAGCAGTTCCTCGCCCCGATTGCCGAAGCCGCTGCTGTGTTGCTGGTGCAGGGCGATTTCGAGTTGATCCGCACCTGCGAACACCCGGAATGCGTGCTGTGGTTTTATGACCGCACCAAAGCCCATAAACGGCGCTGGTGCAGCATGGCGCTGTGCGGCAATCGCCATAAAGTCGCTGAGTTTCGCAAACGTAAACTTCAGCCCTAG
- a CDS encoding carboxymuconolactone decarboxylase family protein codes for MSKRIDYSKASPEAFKAFGGVHVALQNSDLSKQLIDLVYLRVSQINGCAYCIDLHSRDLLKLGMSVDKLVLVPVWHEAQTLFTPREQAALAWAESVTRVAETGVPQADYDAVTAHFNDKELAELTYAIGLMNAYNRFGVAFRMVPGAAKG; via the coding sequence ATGAGCAAGCGTATCGACTATTCCAAGGCCTCCCCTGAAGCGTTCAAAGCGTTTGGTGGCGTGCACGTCGCGCTGCAAAACAGCGACCTTTCCAAGCAACTGATCGATCTGGTGTATCTGCGGGTGTCGCAGATCAATGGCTGCGCCTATTGCATCGACCTGCATTCGCGAGACCTGCTCAAGCTGGGCATGAGCGTCGACAAACTGGTGCTGGTGCCTGTGTGGCACGAAGCCCAAACGCTGTTTACGCCGCGTGAACAGGCGGCTCTGGCGTGGGCTGAAAGCGTCACCCGCGTCGCTGAAACAGGAGTTCCGCAGGCTGACTATGACGCGGTGACGGCGCACTTCAACGACAAGGAACTGGCAGAGCTGACCTACGCCATCGGGCTGATGAACGCCTACAACCGCTTTGGTGTGGCCTTTCGCATGGTGCCGGGCGCTGCCAAAGGTTAA
- a CDS encoding PLP-dependent aminotransferase family protein: protein MQTSIPSFSPLDPASSEPIYRQLYWRFREAINAGLLKPGDRVPAARALAKELGLARGTIDTAYSLLTSEGYLLSRGQAGTIVAQGITGTATSDPAPTARRTTTQLAIREQSPILPFQMGLPALDVFPRKIWAQIGARCVRSTQPPNMANPSVYGLHALRAAIATYLQVSRGIACSPAQVFVTGGYRETLSLITHALLQPADRVLIEDPCYPPTRRLLEQLHMAPIPVPVDQDGLCISKAINAHLGARATIVTPAHQSPLCVSLSLPRRLALLEWASQQQAWIVEDDYDGEYRYVSRPLPALKSLDREGRVLYSGTFSKVLFPGMRLAYLVVPSAQVECFERTCQTFQGGCPELNQAIAATFMAEGHFARHIQRMRKLYSERRAIAVTGLKSVLGERIQIDANPGGMHLILRLNEPQSDTLLVQRMREAGLFAEALSEWSQLGDKPSALLLGFANIDSQASAQALGERLLALM from the coding sequence ATGCAAACCTCAATCCCGAGCTTCTCCCCGCTGGACCCTGCGTCCAGCGAGCCGATTTACCGCCAGCTCTATTGGCGATTCCGCGAGGCGATCAACGCCGGTTTGCTCAAGCCGGGAGATCGGGTGCCCGCCGCCCGTGCATTGGCCAAGGAACTGGGGCTGGCCCGCGGCACTATCGACACGGCCTACTCGCTCCTGACCTCCGAAGGCTACCTGTTGTCACGTGGTCAGGCGGGCACCATCGTCGCTCAGGGGATTACCGGCACTGCAACGTCAGACCCCGCTCCGACGGCCCGGCGCACGACAACACAGCTGGCGATCCGTGAGCAGTCGCCCATTCTGCCCTTTCAAATGGGCCTTCCGGCACTGGACGTTTTCCCTCGCAAGATATGGGCTCAAATCGGCGCTCGCTGCGTTCGCAGCACGCAGCCCCCCAATATGGCCAACCCGTCGGTGTATGGGTTGCACGCCTTGCGCGCAGCCATTGCCACCTATTTGCAGGTCTCTCGTGGCATCGCCTGTTCGCCCGCGCAGGTATTTGTCACAGGCGGCTATCGGGAGACGCTGTCGCTGATCACCCATGCCTTGCTTCAACCTGCCGACCGGGTGCTGATTGAAGACCCTTGCTACCCGCCGACCCGACGCCTGCTTGAACAATTGCACATGGCGCCTATCCCGGTGCCGGTTGATCAGGACGGCCTGTGTATCTCCAAGGCAATAAATGCACATCTCGGCGCTCGCGCAACCATTGTCACGCCAGCACACCAAAGCCCGCTGTGCGTGTCTCTGTCGTTGCCGCGCAGGCTGGCATTGCTGGAGTGGGCAAGCCAACAACAGGCCTGGATTGTCGAAGACGATTACGACGGCGAGTACCGCTACGTCAGCCGCCCGCTGCCCGCACTCAAAAGTTTGGACCGCGAGGGCCGGGTGCTCTACAGCGGCACATTCAGCAAAGTGTTGTTTCCGGGCATGCGCCTTGCCTACCTGGTCGTTCCTTCGGCGCAGGTGGAATGCTTTGAACGCACGTGCCAGACCTTTCAGGGCGGTTGCCCCGAACTGAATCAAGCCATCGCCGCGACGTTCATGGCCGAGGGGCATTTTGCCCGCCATATCCAGCGCATGCGCAAACTCTACAGCGAGCGACGGGCCATAGCGGTGACCGGGCTGAAAAGCGTGCTTGGCGAGCGCATCCAGATTGATGCCAACCCCGGCGGCATGCACCTGATCCTGCGGCTCAATGAGCCACAGTCAGACACCCTGCTGGTACAGCGCATGCGTGAGGCCGGTCTGTTTGCCGAAGCGCTGAGCGAATGGAGCCAACTGGGTGACAAGCCCTCAGCGCTGCTGCTGGGCTTCGCCAATATTGACTCGCAGGCCAGCGCTCAGGCACTGGGCGAACGCCTATTGGCGCTGATGTAA